From the Candidatus Krumholzibacteriota bacterium genome, one window contains:
- a CDS encoding SIMPL domain-containing protein translates to MQNQPDIVVRGRGTVEEKPDRVVLGFEIEGFDRDYAESVRILNERVASLRNELGALGVEREALKTTSFSVDSRFVYEDKERVFVGFEASHNLRLTIPMERKALNEVFTAAIRSSADAEIRIHFEASDQAGIEKRVLEAAVADAREKANVIAAAAGRTLGSIRHISHSWSEVSFTSLRYSMNACMSSDAMIAPDLEPADVSSSDTVEIVWELL, encoded by the coding sequence ATGCAGAACCAGCCGGATATCGTCGTCAGGGGCCGCGGGACCGTCGAGGAGAAGCCCGACCGCGTCGTTCTCGGCTTCGAGATCGAGGGATTCGACCGGGACTACGCCGAGAGCGTCCGGATCCTGAACGAGCGGGTCGCGAGCCTGCGGAACGAGCTCGGCGCGCTCGGCGTCGAACGCGAGGCCCTCAAGACGACCTCCTTCTCCGTCGATTCGCGCTTCGTCTACGAGGACAAGGAGCGGGTCTTCGTGGGGTTCGAGGCCTCGCACAATCTCCGCCTCACGATCCCGATGGAGAGGAAGGCGCTGAACGAGGTCTTCACGGCGGCGATCCGTTCGAGCGCCGACGCGGAGATCAGGATCCACTTCGAGGCCAGCGACCAGGCGGGGATCGAGAAACGCGTTCTCGAGGCGGCCGTGGCCGACGCGCGGGAGAAGGCGAACGTCATCGCCGCCGCGGCGGGGCGGACTCTCGGCTCGATCCGCCACATCTCGCACAGCTGGTCGGAGGTCTCCTTCACCTCGCTGCGCTACTCGATGAACGCCTGCATGTCGAGCGACGCGATGATCGCCCCCGATCTCGAGCCGGCGGACGTCTCCTCGAGCGACAC